From one Ooceraea biroi isolate clonal line C1 chromosome 7, Obir_v5.4, whole genome shotgun sequence genomic stretch:
- the LOC105286831 gene encoding bolA-like protein DDB_G0274169 isoform X2 yields the protein MHTVKLLRKLLIRKNCSTFCWQNMSSDGALGGPTENSIREKLQVALKPLHCDIINESYMHNVPKGSETHFKIVVVSEKFNQQSLIKRHRMVNELLQAELQTGVHALSIVAKTPEQWEASSKVVTASPACRGGFGK from the exons atgcatacAGTAAAATTGTtgaggaaattattaattagaaaGA ATTGTAGCACGTTTTGTTGGCAAAACATGAGCAGCGATGGAGCACTGGGAGGCCCTACAGAGAACTCCATCAGGGAAAAGCTGCAAGTTGCGCTGAAACCCCTGCATTGCGACATTATTAATGAATCCTATATGCACAATGTCCCTAAAGGCTCTGAGACGCACTTTAAAATAGTAGTGGTATCTGAGAAATTTAATCAGCAGTCACTGATCAAG CGACACCGAATGGTGAACGAGTTGTTGCAAGCAGAATTACAAACAGGGGTACATGCCTTATCAATAGTC GCAAAAACCCCGGAACAATGGGAAGCGAGCAGTAAAGTAGTGACTGCGAGTCCCGCTTGCAGAGGCGGCTTCGGAAAATAA
- the LOC105286725 gene encoding set1/Ash2 histone methyltransferase complex subunit ASH2 isoform X2, which produces MIAHEPNEPEAAETTEEKMKAKPDDKSKQKPKQDEPTEKPNGQTGQNNNESGNCYCGKERNLNIVELLCASCSRWFHESCIGYQLGKLVPFMMNYVFMCKNCSPTGLESFKKNQAPFPQMCATAIANLLQMCQKEGEQRALFHKDKDIIPFIDCHWESMTTMPRRVTQSWHATVHRALLKDVGTLFTVDESASEGQLFGLASFELTSIKPNYEAMIKNGHLRATEMGLQHVVPLSGGLRGRNAKRKFPGEAAGAGSGKKGRGSDMTTPKLPAHGYPLEHPFNKDGYRYILAEPDPHAPFRQEFDESSDWAGKPIPGWLYRALSPSTVLLALHDRAPQLKVAEDRLAVTGEKGYCMIRATHSVSRGTWYWEATIEEMPEGSATRLGWGQEYANLQAPLGYDKFGYSWRSRKGTRFHESRGKHYSNNYSEGDTLGFLIALPDTHDASHIPNTYKDRPLVKFKSHLYYEEKDQVQEALKALRPLAGSKIVYYKNGVNQGVAFVDINKGAYYPGISIYKSATVSVNFGPNFKSPPTDVTFRGMHEKAEEAIAEQSMADMLYLTENEGKLRLDTFVL; this is translated from the exons atgat TGCACATGAGCCCAACGAGCCAGAAGCAGCAGAAACTACTGAAGAGAAGATGAAAGCAAAGCCTGATGACAAAAGCAAGCAGAAACCTAAGCAGGATGAGCCGACGGAAAAGCCTAATGGACAAACCGGACAAAATAACAACGAGAGTGGAAACTGTTACTG CGGCAAAGAGAGGAACCTGAACATCGTAGAGCTACTTTGCGCCAGTTGCTCGCGCTGGTTTCACGAGTCCTGTATTGGCTATCAATTAGGCAAACTCGTACCATTCATGATGAACTATGTGTTCATGTGCAAGAACTGTTCTCCAACTGGTTTGGAAAGCTTCAAGAAGAACCAGGCAC CGTTTCCACAGATGTGCGCGACAGCAATCGCGAATCTGCTACAGATGTGCCAAAAGGAGGGCGAGCAAAGAGCCCTCTTCCACAAGGACAAAGACATAATACCGTTCATCGATTGTCATTGGGAGAGCATGACCACGATGCCTCGCAGAGTCACCCAATCCTGGCACGCTACG GTTCATAGGGCGTTACTCAAAGATGTCGGAACGCTGTTTACGGTGGATGAAAGCGCGTCCGAGGGTCAGCTCTTCGGCCTGGCGAGCTTTGAACTCACGTCGATTAAGCCAAACTACGAAGCGATGATTAAAAATGGTCACCTTCGAGCTACGGAGATGGGACTGCAACATGTCG TGCCACTTAGTGGAGGTTTACGAGGTCGTAACGCCAAGCGGAAGTTCCCGGGCGAGGCTGCGGGCGCAGGCTCCGGAAAGAAAGGCAGAGGATCCGACATGACCACTCCTAAGTTACCTGCTCACGGCTATCCGCTTGAGCATCCCTTCAACAAAGACGGCTACAGATATATCCTGGCAGAACCAGATCCTCACGCGCCTTTCAGACAG GAATTCGACGAGAGCAGTGACTGGGCTGGTAAACCTATACCAGGATGGCTTTACCGCGCTCTCAGTCCGAGTACGGTGCTGCTTGCATTGCACGACCGCGCGCCACAGCTCAAAGTGGCCGAGGATAGACTGGCAGTCACCGGGGAAAAAGGATATTGCATGATCAGAGCCACACACA GTGTAAGTAGGGGCACTTGGTATTGGGAGGCTACAATCGAGGAAATGCCGGAGGGATCCGCGACGAGACTCGGGTGGGGACAAGAGTACGCGAATCTGCAGGCACCTCTCGGTTATGACAAATTTGGTTACTCATGGAGATCCAG GAAGGGTACGCGATTCCACGAAAGTCGAGGCAAACATTATAGTAACAATTACAGCGAGGGCGATACCTTGGGCTTTCTCATAGCCTTGCCGGATACGCATGACGCATCGCACATTCCGAATACTTATAAAGACAGA CCCTTGGTGAAGTTCAAGAGTCATCTGTATTACGAAGAGAAAGACCAGGTACAGGAGGCCCTCAAGGCTCTGCGACCACTGGCTGGCAGCAAGATCGTGTACTATAAGAACGGCGTTAACCAAGGCGTTGCATTTGTTGACATCAACAAAGGTGCTTACTACCCTGGCATCTCCATTTATAAGAGCGCAACAGTGTCGGTGAATTTCGGGCCGAATTTTAAATCCCCGCCAACCGATGTTACATTCAGAGGT ATGCATGAGAAAGCGGAGGAGGCAATAGCCGAGCAATCAATGGCAGACATGCTTTACCTCACCGAGAACGAAGGGAAACTAAGATTGGACACGTTCGTGTTGTGA
- the LOC105286831 gene encoding bolA-like protein DDB_G0274169 isoform X4, whose product MSSDGALGGPTENSIREKLQVALKPLHCDIINESYMHNVPKGSETHFKIVVVSEKFNQQSLIKRHRMVNELLQAELQTGVHALSIVAKTPEQWEASSKVVTASPACRGGFGK is encoded by the exons ATGAGCAGCGATGGAGCACTGGGAGGCCCTACAGAGAACTCCATCAGGGAAAAGCTGCAAGTTGCGCTGAAACCCCTGCATTGCGACATTATTAATGAATCCTATATGCACAATGTCCCTAAAGGCTCTGAGACGCACTTTAAAATAGTAGTGGTATCTGAGAAATTTAATCAGCAGTCACTGATCAAG CGACACCGAATGGTGAACGAGTTGTTGCAAGCAGAATTACAAACAGGGGTACATGCCTTATCAATAGTC GCAAAAACCCCGGAACAATGGGAAGCGAGCAGTAAAGTAGTGACTGCGAGTCCCGCTTGCAGAGGCGGCTTCGGAAAATAA
- the LOC105286831 gene encoding bolA-like protein DDB_G0274169 isoform X3, giving the protein MLRLLPFHCCYKHIFVIYNIIYCSTFCWQNMSSDGALGGPTENSIREKLQVALKPLHCDIINESYMHNVPKGSETHFKIVVVSEKFNQQSLIKAKTPEQWEASSKVVTASPACRGGFGK; this is encoded by the exons ATGCTTCGTTTGTTACCGTTCCATTGTTGTTACAagcatatttttgttatttacaacattatat ATTGTAGCACGTTTTGTTGGCAAAACATGAGCAGCGATGGAGCACTGGGAGGCCCTACAGAGAACTCCATCAGGGAAAAGCTGCAAGTTGCGCTGAAACCCCTGCATTGCGACATTATTAATGAATCCTATATGCACAATGTCCCTAAAGGCTCTGAGACGCACTTTAAAATAGTAGTGGTATCTGAGAAATTTAATCAGCAGTCACTGATCAAG GCAAAAACCCCGGAACAATGGGAAGCGAGCAGTAAAGTAGTGACTGCGAGTCCCGCTTGCAGAGGCGGCTTCGGAAAATAA
- the LOC105286831 gene encoding bolA-like protein DDB_G0274169 isoform X1 translates to MLRLLPFHCCYKHIFVIYNIIYCSTFCWQNMSSDGALGGPTENSIREKLQVALKPLHCDIINESYMHNVPKGSETHFKIVVVSEKFNQQSLIKRHRMVNELLQAELQTGVHALSIVAKTPEQWEASSKVVTASPACRGGFGK, encoded by the exons ATGCTTCGTTTGTTACCGTTCCATTGTTGTTACAagcatatttttgttatttacaacattatat ATTGTAGCACGTTTTGTTGGCAAAACATGAGCAGCGATGGAGCACTGGGAGGCCCTACAGAGAACTCCATCAGGGAAAAGCTGCAAGTTGCGCTGAAACCCCTGCATTGCGACATTATTAATGAATCCTATATGCACAATGTCCCTAAAGGCTCTGAGACGCACTTTAAAATAGTAGTGGTATCTGAGAAATTTAATCAGCAGTCACTGATCAAG CGACACCGAATGGTGAACGAGTTGTTGCAAGCAGAATTACAAACAGGGGTACATGCCTTATCAATAGTC GCAAAAACCCCGGAACAATGGGAAGCGAGCAGTAAAGTAGTGACTGCGAGTCCCGCTTGCAGAGGCGGCTTCGGAAAATAA
- the LOC105286725 gene encoding set1/Ash2 histone methyltransferase complex subunit ASH2 isoform X1, with amino-acid sequence MAEEKTESAHEPNEPEAAETTEEKMKAKPDDKSKQKPKQDEPTEKPNGQTGQNNNESGNCYCGKERNLNIVELLCASCSRWFHESCIGYQLGKLVPFMMNYVFMCKNCSPTGLESFKKNQAPFPQMCATAIANLLQMCQKEGEQRALFHKDKDIIPFIDCHWESMTTMPRRVTQSWHATVHRALLKDVGTLFTVDESASEGQLFGLASFELTSIKPNYEAMIKNGHLRATEMGLQHVVPLSGGLRGRNAKRKFPGEAAGAGSGKKGRGSDMTTPKLPAHGYPLEHPFNKDGYRYILAEPDPHAPFRQEFDESSDWAGKPIPGWLYRALSPSTVLLALHDRAPQLKVAEDRLAVTGEKGYCMIRATHSVSRGTWYWEATIEEMPEGSATRLGWGQEYANLQAPLGYDKFGYSWRSRKGTRFHESRGKHYSNNYSEGDTLGFLIALPDTHDASHIPNTYKDRPLVKFKSHLYYEEKDQVQEALKALRPLAGSKIVYYKNGVNQGVAFVDINKGAYYPGISIYKSATVSVNFGPNFKSPPTDVTFRGMHEKAEEAIAEQSMADMLYLTENEGKLRLDTFVL; translated from the exons ATGGCAGAAGAAAAAACTGAAAG TGCACATGAGCCCAACGAGCCAGAAGCAGCAGAAACTACTGAAGAGAAGATGAAAGCAAAGCCTGATGACAAAAGCAAGCAGAAACCTAAGCAGGATGAGCCGACGGAAAAGCCTAATGGACAAACCGGACAAAATAACAACGAGAGTGGAAACTGTTACTG CGGCAAAGAGAGGAACCTGAACATCGTAGAGCTACTTTGCGCCAGTTGCTCGCGCTGGTTTCACGAGTCCTGTATTGGCTATCAATTAGGCAAACTCGTACCATTCATGATGAACTATGTGTTCATGTGCAAGAACTGTTCTCCAACTGGTTTGGAAAGCTTCAAGAAGAACCAGGCAC CGTTTCCACAGATGTGCGCGACAGCAATCGCGAATCTGCTACAGATGTGCCAAAAGGAGGGCGAGCAAAGAGCCCTCTTCCACAAGGACAAAGACATAATACCGTTCATCGATTGTCATTGGGAGAGCATGACCACGATGCCTCGCAGAGTCACCCAATCCTGGCACGCTACG GTTCATAGGGCGTTACTCAAAGATGTCGGAACGCTGTTTACGGTGGATGAAAGCGCGTCCGAGGGTCAGCTCTTCGGCCTGGCGAGCTTTGAACTCACGTCGATTAAGCCAAACTACGAAGCGATGATTAAAAATGGTCACCTTCGAGCTACGGAGATGGGACTGCAACATGTCG TGCCACTTAGTGGAGGTTTACGAGGTCGTAACGCCAAGCGGAAGTTCCCGGGCGAGGCTGCGGGCGCAGGCTCCGGAAAGAAAGGCAGAGGATCCGACATGACCACTCCTAAGTTACCTGCTCACGGCTATCCGCTTGAGCATCCCTTCAACAAAGACGGCTACAGATATATCCTGGCAGAACCAGATCCTCACGCGCCTTTCAGACAG GAATTCGACGAGAGCAGTGACTGGGCTGGTAAACCTATACCAGGATGGCTTTACCGCGCTCTCAGTCCGAGTACGGTGCTGCTTGCATTGCACGACCGCGCGCCACAGCTCAAAGTGGCCGAGGATAGACTGGCAGTCACCGGGGAAAAAGGATATTGCATGATCAGAGCCACACACA GTGTAAGTAGGGGCACTTGGTATTGGGAGGCTACAATCGAGGAAATGCCGGAGGGATCCGCGACGAGACTCGGGTGGGGACAAGAGTACGCGAATCTGCAGGCACCTCTCGGTTATGACAAATTTGGTTACTCATGGAGATCCAG GAAGGGTACGCGATTCCACGAAAGTCGAGGCAAACATTATAGTAACAATTACAGCGAGGGCGATACCTTGGGCTTTCTCATAGCCTTGCCGGATACGCATGACGCATCGCACATTCCGAATACTTATAAAGACAGA CCCTTGGTGAAGTTCAAGAGTCATCTGTATTACGAAGAGAAAGACCAGGTACAGGAGGCCCTCAAGGCTCTGCGACCACTGGCTGGCAGCAAGATCGTGTACTATAAGAACGGCGTTAACCAAGGCGTTGCATTTGTTGACATCAACAAAGGTGCTTACTACCCTGGCATCTCCATTTATAAGAGCGCAACAGTGTCGGTGAATTTCGGGCCGAATTTTAAATCCCCGCCAACCGATGTTACATTCAGAGGT ATGCATGAGAAAGCGGAGGAGGCAATAGCCGAGCAATCAATGGCAGACATGCTTTACCTCACCGAGAACGAAGGGAAACTAAGATTGGACACGTTCGTGTTGTGA